One region of Zingiber officinale cultivar Zhangliang chromosome 7B, Zo_v1.1, whole genome shotgun sequence genomic DNA includes:
- the LOC122004591 gene encoding LRR receptor-like serine/threonine-protein kinase GSO2: MADRRSPSASTTIARWSSLAVARLPSPIVVDWRRRWPAVTIDGGGGSWLPMAAANSGRVIFVALLLSSTRANCDDSLHAIKGSNCLESERRALFAIKSDMYDPGEWLSSWTGYDCCKWRGVACDNVTGFVTSLDLHYPYEYNPWVEISSNPYGYYLWAEIDFYPYDYNPWVVERIGASKVNPSLFELKHLRYLDLSFNNFSYAHVPPMIASLVHLEYLNLSNAFFYGLIPPVLGNLSHIQHLDLGNYYTYPSTLFSNNLSWLSNLNSLQYLDMSCVNLSKATNWLHQINLIPTLQVLLLEGASLPRVSPSLPTFNLTSLTMLDLSGYEWNISASMLRWLSNASNLERLDISGCWRVFDAEALSVALGSLHNLRKLVLVETQIAGQFSTILKNVSRMLQYLDLRWNFLLSGEISTILSILPRRLEFLALDSNNIYGRIPEMLGNYTSLRHLSMSYTRITGDIPRTIGKLIHLEYLDLSRNDITGEMPLNVRNLTNLEALYLIETNITGSIPESLGNVISLKYLGLFGNKITGEIPKTLGSLQNMLILDLQGNFLTGQIPTTIGRISNLRYLDISMNHLTGEIPTTIGRIFNLRYLDVSKNHLTGEIPTTIGRISNLWYLDVSENNLIGEIPKTFGRLCNLWMLDLSLNNIIGELADLLDGLSNCPQGATLSSLSIDDNNMSGSIPSNLGLLAHLQELDLSSNSLQGHFRAMFQDYTNSNPCHDNNLQCAMAPMGSYRPKDKILITAKGSTYEYIRILSLVTSIDLSHNNLSGEIPNELMMLRDLHFLSLSNNHLTGTIPENIAVLTELFSLDLSMNNLTGTIPSNLSALNFLSHLNLSFNNLSGRIPTGNQFLTFDDPAIYAGNKDLCGWPLPECPSDEAQRGPLHAKDDDDGNGSKLEKVLDYAFIAMGFIIGFWAYWGAMIMKKSIRIALFQMADRIYDWIYVQLAVKFGR, from the exons ATGGCCGACCGCCGATCCCCGTCCGCCTCCACCACCATTGCCCGCTGGTCGTCGCTCGCCGTCGCCCGCCTGCCGTCGCCCATCGTCGTTGATTGGCGAAGACGGTGGCCTGCTGTGACGATCGACGGTGGCGGCGGCAGCTGGTTGCCGATGGCTGCCGCAAACTCCGGCAGAG TTATCTTTGTCGCTTTACTACTGTCGAGCACTAGAGCAAACTGTGACGATTCTCTACATGCCATCAAGGGGAGCAACTGCTTGGAGAGTGAAAGAAGAGCTTTATTTGCCATCAAGAGTGACATGTATGATCCTGGCGAGTGGTTGTCTTCATGGACTGGCTATGATTGCTGCAAGTGGAGAGGAGTTGCTTGCGACAATGTTACTGGTTTTGTCACTAGTCTTGACCTTCACTATCCCTATGAATATAATCCATGGGTGGAGATTAGTAGCAACCCCTATGGATATTATCTTTGGGCGGAGATTGATTTCTATCCCTATGATTATAATCCATGGGTAGTGGAGCGTATTGGTGCGAGCAAGGTAAATCCTTCTCTGTTTGAACTGAAGCATTTGAGATActtggatttgagctttaatAACTTCTCATATGCACATGTGCCTCCCATGATTGCCTCACTTGTGCACTTGGAATACCTTAACCTCTCCAATGCCTTTTTTTATGGATTAATTCCTCCTGTATTAGGGAATCTTTCCCACATACAACACCTTGACCTTGGAAATTATTATACATATCCAAGTACTCTATTCTCAAACAACTTGAGTTGGCTCTCCAACTTaaattctctacaatatctcgaCATGAGTTGTGTCAACCTCTCTAAAGCAACCAATTGGCTCCACCAAATTAATTTGATTCCTACTCTACAAGTGTTGCTTTTGGAGGGTGCAAGTCTCCCGCGTGTCTCACCTTCCTTACCCACATTTAATCTCACATCCCTCACCATGCTCGATCTCAGTGGGTATGAATGGAACATCAGCGCTTCCATGTTGAGGTGGTTGTCTAATGCCAGTAATCTTGAACGCCTCGATATATCTGGATGCTGGAGGGTGTTTGATGCCGAGGCACTTTCAGTTGCTTTGGGATCTCTACATAATTTGAGGAAGCTAGTTTTGGTCGAAACTCAAATAGCAGGGCAATTTTCTACAATTCTGAAGAATGTTAGCAGAATGTTGCAATATTTAGATTTGCGATGGAATTTCTTATTATCTGGAGAAATTTCAACAATTTTGTCGATCCTTCCGCGCCGACTCGAGTTCTTAGCTTTAGACAGTAATAACATCTATGGGAGAATCCCAGAGATGTTAGGGAATTACACAAGCTTGAGACACTTGAGTATGTCCTACACTCGAATAACTGGAGATATTCCAAGAACAATAGGGAAACTTATCCATTTGGAGTATCTTGATTTGTCTAGAAATGATATAACAGGAGAGATGCCATTGAACGTAAGAAACCTTACAAACTTGGAAGCTCTATATTTGATCGAAACCAACATCACAGGATCGATACCAGAGTCTCTTGGTAATGTTATTTCCTTGAAGTATTTGGGTTTGTTTGGAAATAAGATTACTGGAGAAATACCAAAAACTTTGGGGAGTCTTCAAAATATGCTAATATTAGATTTACAAGGCAACTTTCTCACTGGGCAAATACCAACAACGATTGGTAGAATTTCCAACCTACGTTATTTGGATATATCAATGAACCACTTAACTGGAGAAATACCAACAACGATTGGTAGAATTTTCAACCTACGTTATTTGGATGTATCAAAGAACCACTTAACTGGAGAAATACCAACAACTATTGGTAGAATTTCCAACTTGTGGTATTTGGATGTATCAGAGAATAACTTAATTGGAGAAATACCAAAGACTTTTGGCCGCCTATGCAACCTATGGATGCTAGATCTGTCATTAAACAATATCATCGGAGAGTTAGCAGATCTACTTGATGGCTTATCTAATTGTCCACAAGGAGCAACGTTATCATCCTTAAGCATTGACGACAATAATATGAGTGGAAGTATTCCATCCAACCTTGGACTGTTAGCTCACTTACAGGAACTGGACCTCTCCTCAAATTCTCTACAAG GACATTTCAGGGCTATGTTTCAAGATTATACCAATTCTAACCCATGCCATGATAATAATCTTCAATGTGCAATGGCACCTATGGGCTCTTATAGACCAAAGGATAAGATCCTAATAACTGCCAAAGGATCAACCTATGAATACATTAGAATTCTCTCCCTCGTGACCAGCATAGACCTATCGCATAATAATCTTTCTGGTGAAATCCCAAACGAGCTAATGATGCTTCGTGATTTGCACTTCCTGAGCTTGTCCAACAATCACTTGACTGGTACAATTCCTGAAAACATTGCCGTTTTGACAGAGTTATTTTCCCTTGACTTGTCAATGAACAATCTCACTGGCACAATTCCCTCCAACTTATCTGCTCTAAACTTTCTCAGTCACTTGAATCTCTCTTTCAATAACTTGTCCGGAAGAATCCCAACCGGGAATCAATTTTTAACCTTCGATGACCCTGCGATATACGCTGGCAACAAGGACCTTTGTGGTTGGCCACTACCCGAGTGTCCTAGTGATGAAGCCCAGCGAGGTCCACTtcatgcaaaagatgatgatgatgg